Sequence from the Corallococcus sp. EGB genome:
CCAGGTGCATGAGGCGTTGCTCGCGCCGCTGTTCAAGGCGTTCGGTGGGCGCATCATCAAGTCCATTGGCGACGCGTTCCTCGTCACCTTCGAGTCCCCCACGCAGGCGGTGCTGAGCGGCATCGCCATCCAGGACCGGCTCTGGCATCACAACCGGCAGCTGTTGGAGGACGACCAGATCCACGTGCGCGTCGCGGTGAACGTGGGCGAGGTGCGGGTGGAGAACAACGACATCTTCGGCGAGCCCGTGAACATCGCCGCTCGCGTGGAGGGCATCACCGAGGCGGACGAGGTCTACTTCACGGAGGCCGTCTACCTCTCCATGAACAAGGCGGAGGTGCCGTCGCAGGAGGTGGGCGCCTTCGAGTTGAAGGGCATCCCCGGGAAGATCCGCGTCTTCCGCGTGCCGCGCGCGCCCTACCGGGTGCTGGCGCCCACTCCGGACGCGGTGCTGCCCTCGCCGGAGGAGGCGGCCTCGATGCCGCCCTACGGCAACCTGGCCCTGTCGCGCGTGGATTCGAGCCTGGACATGGGCCAGCGCGCGGCGGCGGGCGCGGTGCTGGTGGGGCAGGGCGCGGTGGCCGTGGGCCAGCGCGCGGCGGCGGGCGCGGCGCTGGTGGGGCAGCGGGCCTCGGTGCTGGGCAAACAGGCACGCACCGCGACGGATGCGCTCTGGGCGCGCGTGTACGCGAGGCTGCCGCCCGCCATCACCTCGAAGGTGTCGTCCACCGTGGCCGGGTGGGGCGTGTGCGCGGTGCTGCTGGTGGGGGCGGTGCTGGGCGGAGGAATGCTCGTCAGCAGCGGCGGCCCCGCGATGCGGGCCATCCGCGACGTGGAGGGCGCCAGCGGCGCGGAGAAGGCGCAGCGGGTGAACGAGGCGAAGAGGCTCATCAAGCTCGAGGAGCCGGAGCAGCGCGGCTACCTCAGCGGGCGGCTGGAGGAGGCGCAGGGCAATCTGGGCGCCGCGGTGGTCTATTACGCGCAGGCGGTGCGCAAGGACGGCAACGACCGCGCGGAGTCCCGGCTCATCTCGCTGTTGAAGCACGAGCAGTGCGGCGTGCGCTCCAGCGCCGCGGAGGCCGTGGCCAACCTGCGGCTCGAGTCCGCTCGGGGCGCGCTGGAGACGCTGGCGGACGACGGCGGCCCGAATGACGGAGCCGCTGGAGGCTTCCTCGGGCTGGGCACCTGTGACTCGAAGAAGGCCGCGCAGAGCGCGCTCAAGCGCCTGGCGGCGAACTGACCATTCCACGCCCGCGTGAGACCGGTGGCGACGGGACGAGGCGACTGAACGTGACGAAGGTGAAGACGGGATTGGATGTGTGGGCCACGCAGGGCTTCACCGCGCTCAAGGGCAAGCGCGTGGGTGCCATCGTCAATCCCACGAGCGTGGACTCGCGCTTCCGCCACCTGGCGGACCTGCTGGCCGGTACGGACGGCGTGACGCTGGCGGCGCTCTTCGGGCCGGAGCACGGCATCCGCGGCGAGGCCCAATACATGGTGGCCGTGGACGAGGCGCGCGACCGCAAGACGGGCGTCCCGGTGCACAGCCTCTACGGCTCCACCTTCGAGTCGCTTTCCCCTCGCCCGGAGTGGCTGAAGGGCCTGGACGCGCTGGTGTTCGACATCCAGGACGTGGGCGCCCGCTATTACACCTACGTCTACACCATGGCCCTGGCGATGAAGGTCGCGGCCCAGGCCCGCGTGCCCTTCTACGTGCTGGACCGGCCCAACCCGCTGAACGGGGTGACGCTGGAGGGCAACCTCGTGGGGGACAAGTTCCGCTCCTTCGTGGGGTTGTACGCGCTGCCCAACCGTCACGGCATGACGGCGGGGGAGCTGGCGCGCCTGTTCAACGCGCAGGAGGGCTTCGGCTGCGACCTCACGGTGGTGCCGTGCGAGGGCTGGACTCGCGACATGTACTGGAGCGACACGGGCCTGCCGTTCCTGCCGCCGTCGCCCAACATGCCCACCGCGGACACGGCGCTGGTGTACCCGGGCATGTGCCAGCTCGAGGGCACCAACGTGTCCGAGGGCCGCGGCACCTGCCGCCCCTTCGAGCAGTTCGGCGCGCCATGGGTGGACACGGATCAGCTGATGGCGCGGCTGGACCAGGAGCGGCTGCCGGGCGTGGCCTTCCGTCCGGTGGGCTTCACCCCCACGTTCGACAAGTACCAGGGCCAGTCGTGCAACGGGGCGTTCATCCACGTCACGGACCGGAACGCGTTCCAGCCGCTGCGCACGGGCATCGCCATCGTCCAGGCGCTGCATGA
This genomic interval carries:
- a CDS encoding adenylate/guanylate cyclase domain-containing protein, giving the protein MKTANLAIVFTDIKGFTERTSRQTLEENQQLLQVHEALLAPLFKAFGGRIIKSIGDAFLVTFESPTQAVLSGIAIQDRLWHHNRQLLEDDQIHVRVAVNVGEVRVENNDIFGEPVNIAARVEGITEADEVYFTEAVYLSMNKAEVPSQEVGAFELKGIPGKIRVFRVPRAPYRVLAPTPDAVLPSPEEAASMPPYGNLALSRVDSSLDMGQRAAAGAVLVGQGAVAVGQRAAAGAALVGQRASVLGKQARTATDALWARVYARLPPAITSKVSSTVAGWGVCAVLLVGAVLGGGMLVSSGGPAMRAIRDVEGASGAEKAQRVNEAKRLIKLEEPEQRGYLSGRLEEAQGNLGAAVVYYAQAVRKDGNDRAESRLISLLKHEQCGVRSSAAEAVANLRLESARGALETLADDGGPNDGAAGGFLGLGTCDSKKAAQSALKRLAAN
- a CDS encoding exo-beta-N-acetylmuramidase NamZ domain-containing protein, whose amino-acid sequence is MTKVKTGLDVWATQGFTALKGKRVGAIVNPTSVDSRFRHLADLLAGTDGVTLAALFGPEHGIRGEAQYMVAVDEARDRKTGVPVHSLYGSTFESLSPRPEWLKGLDALVFDIQDVGARYYTYVYTMALAMKVAAQARVPFYVLDRPNPLNGVTLEGNLVGDKFRSFVGLYALPNRHGMTAGELARLFNAQEGFGCDLTVVPCEGWTRDMYWSDTGLPFLPPSPNMPTADTALVYPGMCQLEGTNVSEGRGTCRPFEQFGAPWVDTDQLMARLDQERLPGVAFRPVGFTPTFDKYQGQSCNGAFIHVTDRNAFQPLRTGIAIVQALHDIGPGHFDWRADAYEFVEDVPAFDLLCGTDQVRRGIEEGWSLDRMLEGFELQTEAFRKHREPALLYAASR